One genomic segment of Mycolicibacterium psychrotolerans includes these proteins:
- a CDS encoding GntR family transcriptional regulator produces MIAPAGTRPAGAVRREQLSDEVATRLRTEIMTGVLRPGTFIRLDETAARLGVSITPIREALRTLRGEGMVELEPHRGHRVVPLSRNDIQDIFWLQSTIAQELAATTARRITDEQIDELEVLNAAMAVAVEQQDADAIAAAEFAFHRAFNRASGRIKLAWFLLHATRYLPPQLFASDRTWGAEAVASHDRLIAALRRRDTATVVDLTEGQFADGLSRLLGYLDQVGLWANRSRAVRRES; encoded by the coding sequence ATGATCGCTCCCGCCGGGACACGGCCCGCCGGTGCGGTGCGCCGCGAACAGCTCTCCGACGAGGTGGCCACCCGCCTGCGCACCGAGATCATGACCGGGGTCCTGCGCCCGGGCACCTTCATCCGCCTCGACGAGACCGCCGCCCGCCTGGGTGTCAGCATCACCCCGATCCGGGAGGCGCTGCGCACCTTGCGCGGCGAAGGCATGGTCGAGCTCGAGCCGCACCGCGGGCACCGGGTTGTTCCGTTGTCCCGCAACGACATCCAGGACATCTTCTGGCTCCAGTCGACGATCGCGCAGGAGCTCGCCGCGACGACGGCGCGGCGCATCACCGACGAGCAGATCGACGAACTCGAGGTGCTCAACGCCGCGATGGCGGTCGCGGTCGAACAGCAGGATGCCGACGCGATCGCGGCTGCCGAGTTCGCCTTCCACCGCGCGTTCAACCGTGCCTCGGGCCGGATCAAGCTCGCCTGGTTCCTGCTGCACGCCACCCGGTACCTGCCGCCGCAGCTGTTCGCCTCCGACCGGACCTGGGGCGCCGAAGCGGTCGCGAGCCATGACCGGCTGATCGCCGCGCTACGGCGGCGCGACACCGCGACCGTGGTCGACCTGACCGAGGGCCAGTTCGCCGACGGCCTGTCGCGGCTGCTCGGCTACCTGGATCAGGTCGGACTGTGGGCTAACCGGTCGCGAGCTGTTCGGCGCGAGTCTTGA
- a CDS encoding SRPBCC family protein: MPLVSKTVEVAAPAESIMAIVADFESYPLWNEEIKGCWILARYDDGRPSQLRLDVVVQGQSGTFITAVYYPGENQIYTVLQQGDHFDKQDQKFSVVGLGATSLLTVDLDVETKLALPKPMVKKAIADTLDYLADNLKTRAEQLATG, from the coding sequence ATGCCGTTGGTGAGCAAGACAGTCGAGGTCGCAGCGCCCGCAGAATCGATCATGGCGATCGTCGCCGACTTCGAGAGCTATCCGCTGTGGAACGAGGAGATCAAGGGCTGCTGGATCCTCGCCCGGTACGACGACGGGAGACCGAGCCAGCTGCGGCTCGACGTCGTGGTGCAGGGACAGTCCGGCACGTTCATCACCGCGGTCTACTACCCCGGGGAGAACCAGATCTACACGGTGCTGCAGCAGGGCGACCACTTCGACAAGCAGGACCAGAAGTTCTCGGTGGTGGGGCTCGGCGCCACGTCACTGCTGACCGTCGACCTCGACGTCGAGACGAAGTTGGCGCTGCCCAAACCGATGGTCAAGAAGGCCATCGCCGACACGCTGGACTACCTCGCCGACAACCTCAAGACTCGCGCCGAACAGCTCGCGACCGGTTAG
- a CDS encoding DUF3349 domain-containing protein has protein sequence MKAPRIVTAVHAFLRAGYPEAAPRQGHVAALALLPPSSATAR, from the coding sequence ATGAAGGCCCCACGCATCGTCACCGCAGTGCACGCATTCCTGCGCGCGGGATACCCCGAGGCCGCGCCGCGCCAGGGGCATGTCGCCGCGCTGGCCCTGCTGCCTCCGTCGTCGGCCACCGCGCGCTGA